ATTCCAAAAGGTCTTCCAGGTTTAATGAAAGCTATCTCCTTGCAAAAAGCTGCAGCTAAGGTAGGTTTTGATTGGACAGAAGCAGAGCCTATTTGGAGTAAACTAGATGAAGAGCTTGAGGAGTTTAAAGCAGAGCTTACTCATGGTGATAGGCAGAAGATGGAGCAGGAGCTTGGTGATGTACTGTTTACGCTTGCAAATGTAGCTCGTTTTTATAAAATTGATGCAGAGCAAGCTATTGCTTCAACAAATACTAAGTTTCAGAGACGCTTTGAGTATATGGAAGATAGCATAAGTAATAATGGAAAGCAGATGCAAGACCTACGTATAGATGAGCTTGAAGCGATCTGGAAGGAAAGTAAAAAATACGATAAATAAAGGAGAATAACTATGAGACTAGATAAATTTCTAAAAGTATCAAGACTGATTAAAAGAAGGACCCTTGCAAAAGAAGTATGTGACCAAGGCAGAATTACGATTAACGGGAACCAAGCGAAAGCAGGTTCAGATGTAAAAGCAGGGGACGAGCTTGTTGTTCGTTTTGGCCAGAAGCTAGTCACGGTCAGCATTAATGAAGTGAGAGAAACCAGCCGTAAGG
The nucleotide sequence above comes from Alkalicoccobacillus plakortidis. Encoded proteins:
- a CDS encoding RNA-binding S4 domain-containing protein — translated: MRLDKFLKVSRLIKRRTLAKEVCDQGRITINGNQAKAGSDVKAGDELVVRFGQKLVTVSINEVRETSRKDDADNMYTIVKEEPVNG